The Tissierellales bacterium genome includes the window CAGCAGGAACAGCCTTCTTAATGTGGTTAGGCGAACAAATCACCGAAAATGGAATAGGAAATGGTATTTCTATAATCATTTTCACAGGGATTATAGCTAAGTTACGTATCGCGTTAATGGATATGGGACAAGCTGCAATGACTGGAACACTAAATATTTTACAGGTAATATTATTTGTAGGATTAGCGTTGCTTGTTATTGCGGGTATTGTTGCGATTCAAGATGGTAGCAGAAAAATTCCAGTTCAATATGCAAAAAGATTAGTTGGACGCAAGATGTATGGCGGACAGAGTACACATATACCATTGAAAGTCCTTATGGCAGGGGTTATACCAGTAATTTTCTCTACATCGTTATTGGCATTTCCACAAACTCTAGCATTTTTCTTTGATCCTCAAAGTGGATTTACTAGATTTGTACAGACATGGTTGACACAGGCTAAGGCTCCAGGTGTTTACGTGTATTCGACAGTGAATATATTATTGATTAT containing:
- the secY gene encoding preprotein translocase subunit SecY; this translates as AGTAFLMWLGEQITENGIGNGISIIIFTGIIAKLRIALMDMGQAAMTGTLNILQVILFVGLALLVIAGIVAIQDGSRKIPVQYAKRLVGRKMYGGQSTHIPLKVLMAGVIPVIFSTSLLAFPQTLAFFFDPQSGFTRFVQTWLTQAKAPGVYVYSTVNILLIIFFTYFYTAIQFNPVDYANNLKQNGGFIPGIRPGKPTADYLNRVLSRITIVGALALALIATLPAILTTLAGYPIGFGGTGLLIVVGVALETMKQIEAQMLTRHYKGFLN